In Chryseobacterium geocarposphaerae, the following are encoded in one genomic region:
- a CDS encoding peptide MFS transporter, whose amino-acid sequence MSKTLEEIQNFEGKYPKQIWSLFFSEMWERFCFYGMRGMLVFFMISQLDFHEKEANLQYGATQAFVYAFTFVGGLFADKILGFRKSLFWGGLLMIIGSLILAADPHKFFFLGIAFTVVGTGFFKPNISSMVGQLYKPNDSRADAGFSLFYAGINLGALLGGYLCIAIGKGELFTSIIPEELRWHLAFGFAAVVMVISLINFVFTQRSLGTIGLQPGHPDNEVKSAPIPKWKEYGTYVLSLIFIPIILKMVEKTEYTDYFMWTVGPLTLIYLFYEMTKVTASERKKLWAALVFILFSILFWGIYEQSGGSLSIFAAKNLNKDLLGLDPNGVNNSGGAFFIIFLAPLIGLLWIWLNKRKIEPNTIIKFGLGFVFLGLGYYILFATRLFADLQGITSLNFFTIALLVITLGELCLSPIGLSIMTKLSTKNLQGMMMGMWFLASAYGQYVAGIIGAGLATAKEGSTNYDALITYTDGYKQLGLYAVIAGVVLILISPFVKKLMQDVK is encoded by the coding sequence ATGAGCAAAACTCTAGAAGAAATACAAAATTTTGAAGGGAAATACCCTAAGCAAATCTGGAGCCTTTTCTTCTCTGAAATGTGGGAACGTTTCTGTTTCTACGGAATGAGAGGAATGTTGGTTTTCTTTATGATCTCCCAACTCGATTTTCATGAAAAAGAAGCGAATCTTCAATACGGAGCCACACAGGCTTTCGTATATGCTTTTACTTTCGTTGGCGGACTTTTCGCCGATAAAATCCTGGGTTTCAGAAAATCTCTTTTCTGGGGTGGACTCTTAATGATTATAGGAAGTTTAATTCTGGCAGCAGATCCTCATAAATTTTTCTTCCTGGGAATTGCATTTACTGTAGTAGGAACAGGTTTCTTTAAACCTAATATTTCTTCTATGGTCGGGCAGCTTTACAAACCAAATGATTCAAGGGCAGATGCAGGATTTTCACTTTTCTACGCAGGAATTAACCTTGGAGCGTTACTTGGCGGATATTTATGTATTGCCATCGGAAAAGGAGAACTTTTTACCAGCATTATTCCTGAGGAATTAAGATGGCACTTAGCATTCGGATTTGCAGCTGTTGTAATGGTAATAAGTTTGATAAACTTCGTTTTCACTCAAAGAAGCTTAGGAACAATCGGGCTTCAACCGGGGCATCCTGACAATGAAGTAAAATCTGCTCCTATTCCAAAATGGAAAGAATACGGAACGTATGTTTTATCATTAATTTTCATTCCGATCATTTTGAAAATGGTCGAAAAAACAGAATACACGGATTATTTCATGTGGACAGTCGGGCCATTAACTTTGATCTATTTGTTCTATGAAATGACAAAAGTAACGGCTTCTGAACGTAAAAAACTTTGGGCTGCTTTAGTTTTCATTTTATTCTCAATTTTATTCTGGGGAATTTATGAGCAAAGTGGAGGTTCATTAAGCATTTTTGCTGCCAAAAACTTAAACAAAGACCTTCTTGGCTTAGATCCGAATGGAGTAAACAATTCCGGAGGAGCTTTCTTCATTATTTTTCTTGCCCCGCTAATCGGATTACTTTGGATTTGGCTGAATAAAAGAAAGATTGAACCTAATACCATAATTAAATTCGGTTTAGGGTTTGTTTTCTTAGGGTTGGGATATTATATTTTATTTGCCACTAGACTTTTTGCAGATCTTCAGGGAATTACTTCTTTGAATTTCTTCACCATTGCTTTATTAGTGATTACTTTGGGAGAACTTTGCCTCTCTCCTATCGGTTTATCTATTATGACGAAACTTTCCACAAAAAATCTTCAGGGAATGATGATGGGAATGTGGTTTTTGGCTTCAGCTTACGGACAGTATGTTGCAGGAATTATTGGAGCAGGCTTAGCCACTGCAAAAGAAGGTTCTACCAACTATGATGCTTTGATCACTTATACTGATGGATATAAACAATTGGGATTATATGCCGTAATTGCCGGAGTGGTATTAATTTTGATTTCCCCATTCGTGAAAAAATTAATGCAAGATGTAAAATAG
- a CDS encoding thioredoxin family protein, giving the protein MKKIISIICLFLLSFNFAQVKWITIEEALKAQKENPKKILIDFYAEWCGPCKIMDKKTYGHQIIADIINENYYPVKFNAEEKKSLEIFGRTFSNPNTEVKKGRNSLHEFTQYMNVGAVPSTVFLDENGGPITILQGELSAKELEPYLEFISKDMFKKIRSREQWEDYQKKFKSKIKD; this is encoded by the coding sequence ATGAAGAAAATTATAAGTATAATCTGCTTGTTTCTGTTGAGTTTCAACTTTGCACAGGTAAAATGGATCACAATTGAAGAGGCCTTAAAAGCTCAGAAAGAAAATCCTAAAAAAATATTGATCGATTTTTACGCAGAGTGGTGTGGTCCGTGTAAGATCATGGATAAAAAAACCTACGGGCATCAGATTATAGCTGATATTATCAATGAAAATTATTATCCCGTTAAATTTAATGCAGAAGAAAAAAAATCGCTTGAAATTTTTGGCAGAACATTTTCAAATCCGAATACTGAAGTAAAAAAAGGAAGAAATTCTTTGCACGAATTTACCCAATATATGAATGTAGGTGCTGTTCCAAGTACCGTATTTCTGGATGAAAACGGAGGACCAATCACTATTTTGCAAGGTGAATTGTCTGCTAAAGAACTGGAACCTTATTTAGAATTTATTTCAAAGGATATGTTCAAAAAAATCCGATCGCGAGAACAATGGGAAGATTATCAGAAAAAATTTAAATCTAAAATAAAAGATTAA
- the recG gene encoding ATP-dependent DNA helicase RecG yields MNLETSIEYVKGIGPEKAKLIKNVLGLSTVEDLLNFYPLRYLDKSKVHKISQLNNVNTDVQLKGKITSIQEIQAGKTKRLSAKFNDDTGSMDLVWFQYSKWLKEQIPVNKEIYIFGKINVFNNQFSMPHPEIEIEEKKEAENRLKPIYPSSEKLTKRGLNQKFFQTILRNICKGIPSLIEENMPEYMMKHFKFLSRQHTYLNIHFPKDIEHFEKANYRLKFEESFFFQLGYALKKLHHKTQSHGNPFPIVGDFFTGFYENNLPFELTGAQKRVLKEIRQDMKKPIQMNRLLQGDVGSGKTMVALLTMLIAMDNGFQSCMMAPTEILAQQHYNGIKDLLTGTGINVRLLTGSTKASERKVIHEQLENGELSILVGTHAVLEDKVKFKNLGLAIIDEQHRFGVAQRAKLWAKNKIPPHILVMTATPIPRTLAMSFYSDLDVSVIDEMPVGRKPIITAHRREKDRAYVYNFCREEIQKGRQVYFVYPLIEESETLDYKNLMVGLENVMDNFPKYNVTMLHGKMKPDEKDAAMSYFASGKAEIMVATTVIEVGVNVPNASVMVIESAERFGLSQLHQLRGRVGRGAEQSYCILMTSDKLSSDSRTRIKTMTETNDGFKISEVDMKLRGPGDILGTQQSGVVDFKRLDLIEDSAIIKLTKKTVDKILETDPLLARSDNQLIKNYYLRYYRGKNKWSKIS; encoded by the coding sequence ATGAATCTTGAAACTTCCATAGAATATGTAAAAGGGATCGGTCCTGAAAAAGCCAAACTCATCAAAAATGTGTTAGGACTTTCAACCGTAGAAGATCTGCTGAACTTCTACCCTCTTCGTTATCTGGATAAAAGTAAAGTTCACAAAATATCCCAGCTTAACAACGTGAATACAGATGTTCAGCTGAAAGGAAAGATTACAAGCATTCAGGAAATACAAGCTGGAAAAACCAAAAGGCTGTCTGCAAAATTTAATGATGATACCGGCTCTATGGATCTGGTCTGGTTTCAGTATTCTAAATGGCTGAAAGAACAGATTCCGGTGAATAAGGAAATTTATATTTTCGGAAAGATCAATGTTTTTAATAATCAATTTTCAATGCCACATCCCGAAATTGAGATTGAAGAAAAAAAAGAAGCAGAGAATCGTTTAAAACCAATTTATCCAAGTTCTGAAAAGCTTACCAAAAGAGGCTTAAATCAGAAATTCTTTCAGACTATTCTAAGAAATATCTGCAAAGGAATTCCCAGTCTGATTGAAGAAAATATGCCTGAATATATGATGAAACATTTTAAGTTTTTGTCAAGACAGCATACGTATCTCAATATTCATTTTCCAAAAGATATAGAACACTTTGAAAAAGCCAATTACAGACTGAAGTTTGAAGAGTCTTTCTTTTTCCAGCTAGGGTACGCCTTAAAGAAACTCCATCATAAAACACAGTCACACGGTAATCCTTTCCCTATTGTAGGAGATTTTTTTACCGGGTTCTATGAAAATAATCTTCCGTTCGAACTTACCGGAGCCCAAAAAAGAGTATTGAAAGAAATTCGTCAGGATATGAAAAAACCGATCCAGATGAACAGGCTTTTGCAGGGTGATGTAGGTTCAGGAAAGACAATGGTTGCTTTATTAACCATGTTGATAGCTATGGATAACGGTTTCCAGAGCTGCATGATGGCTCCTACGGAAATTCTCGCTCAACAGCATTATAATGGTATTAAAGATCTCCTGACCGGAACCGGTATAAACGTCCGTCTTCTGACAGGCTCTACCAAGGCTTCTGAAAGAAAAGTTATTCATGAACAGCTTGAAAACGGAGAACTTTCTATTTTAGTGGGAACTCACGCCGTTTTGGAAGACAAAGTAAAGTTCAAGAATCTGGGATTGGCCATTATTGATGAACAGCACAGATTTGGAGTTGCCCAGCGCGCAAAACTTTGGGCTAAAAATAAAATTCCACCGCACATTCTGGTGATGACCGCCACACCTATTCCCAGAACACTGGCCATGAGCTTTTATTCAGATCTTGATGTGTCCGTAATCGACGAAATGCCGGTTGGAAGAAAACCAATTATCACAGCTCACAGGCGCGAAAAAGACAGAGCTTATGTTTATAATTTCTGCAGGGAGGAAATTCAAAAAGGGCGACAGGTATATTTTGTGTATCCATTAATTGAAGAATCTGAAACTTTAGATTATAAAAATCTAATGGTGGGACTGGAAAATGTAATGGATAATTTTCCAAAGTATAATGTGACCATGCTTCACGGAAAAATGAAACCGGATGAAAAAGACGCTGCCATGAGCTATTTTGCCTCAGGAAAAGCAGAAATCATGGTAGCGACAACAGTAATTGAAGTTGGGGTAAATGTTCCGAACGCATCCGTAATGGTTATTGAAAGCGCTGAAAGGTTTGGTTTATCACAGCTTCATCAATTGCGTGGTCGTGTTGGTCGCGGTGCAGAGCAAAGCTATTGTATTCTGATGACTTCTGATAAATTATCTTCTGACAGCAGAACGCGTATCAAAACCATGACGGAAACCAACGATGGTTTTAAAATCTCTGAAGTCGACATGAAACTTCGTGGGCCGGGAGATATTCTCGGAACCCAGCAAAGTGGTGTGGTAGATTTTAAAAGACTGGATCTGATTGAAGATTCGGCCATCATAAAACTGACCAAAAAAACCGTTGATAAAATTCTTGAGACAGATCCTCTCCTGGCTCGATCTGATAACCAATTGATCAAAAATTATTATTTAAGATATTACCGGGGAAAGAACAAATGGAGTAAAATTTCATAA
- a CDS encoding type 1 periplasmic-binding domain-containing protein: MNKEFLNATLLDSNVHSLILLRKILQEHKIKIRCTDFYSDEDLSQYLNKAMYGVPDVVFINYQDIQATDFLLIRERIDDIRYSSAIFVVYSNELEESEIEKILISGANIFLKLNDDYSKLKKMVSEIITMIWQYQTSGLNRSNFIMKMG, from the coding sequence ATGAATAAGGAGTTTTTGAATGCCACATTATTGGACTCCAACGTACACAGTCTTATTCTTTTAAGAAAAATACTTCAAGAACATAAAATAAAGATAAGATGTACGGATTTTTATAGTGATGAAGACTTAAGCCAATATTTAAACAAAGCCATGTATGGTGTTCCTGATGTTGTTTTTATAAATTATCAGGATATTCAGGCTACCGATTTTCTGCTTATCAGAGAAAGAATAGATGATATAAGGTATAGCTCGGCAATATTTGTTGTTTATTCCAATGAGTTGGAGGAGAGTGAAATAGAAAAAATTCTTATTTCCGGCGCGAATATCTTTTTGAAATTAAATGATGACTATAGTAAGCTTAAAAAAATGGTTTCGGAAATTATTACAATGATATGGCAATATCAGACTTCTGGACTGAACAGGAGCAATTTTATTATGAAAATGGGATAA
- a CDS encoding helix-turn-helix domain-containing protein: MKMYVKFDFNALCRKVLDEKLKEYGVKYRMLDFGEVEFYEDFTQEQHTVFKKKLQDYGIEVIESQKIALVQKIKDAIVELVFSENNISVKASIYISEKLNHSYGYLSNLFSEITYNSIENFIIIQKIEYAKELMISNKYSLTEISLRLNYSSVAHLSSQFKNITGLTPSLFLKIISKRKSLKEKEIELSIRSLV; encoded by the coding sequence ATGAAAATGTATGTTAAGTTCGATTTCAATGCTCTCTGCAGGAAAGTGTTGGATGAAAAATTAAAAGAATACGGAGTGAAGTATCGGATGCTCGATTTTGGAGAAGTTGAGTTTTATGAAGATTTCACCCAGGAACAGCACACGGTTTTTAAGAAAAAACTTCAAGATTACGGTATTGAGGTTATTGAAAGCCAAAAGATAGCTCTGGTGCAGAAAATAAAAGATGCAATTGTAGAGCTTGTTTTTTCGGAAAATAATATTTCTGTGAAGGCTTCTATTTATATTTCAGAAAAGCTGAATCACAGCTATGGATATTTATCCAATCTTTTTTCTGAAATTACCTATAATTCTATTGAAAACTTCATTATCATCCAAAAGATTGAATATGCTAAAGAATTGATGATAAGCAATAAATACAGTCTAACAGAAATTTCGTTAAGACTTAATTATTCAAGTGTTGCTCATTTAAGCAGCCAGTTTAAAAATATTACAGGTCTTACCCCTTCTCTGTTTTTAAAGATTATCAGTAAAAGAAAAAGTCTTAAAGAAAAAGAGATAGAACTCAGTATAAGAAGTTTAGTATGA
- a CDS encoding GNAT family N-acetyltransferase encodes MEFIKATESDIPLIQELARRSWENAYAEILSDEQMEYMLNTMYSKEEIADHLQNPDYHYFLIKDEDSYEGFIGYENSYEEKTTKLHRIYLVPESKGKGLGKKALLFLNDKVSEYGDKRIILNVNKHNSARNFYESQGYKIYDEGVFDIGNGFVMDDFLMENVLKN; translated from the coding sequence ATGGAATTTATAAAAGCTACAGAAAGTGATATTCCTTTAATCCAGGAGTTGGCAAGAAGATCCTGGGAAAATGCTTATGCAGAAATACTTTCTGATGAGCAGATGGAATATATGCTGAACACAATGTATTCTAAAGAAGAAATAGCCGATCATTTACAAAATCCTGATTATCATTATTTTTTAATTAAAGATGAAGATTCCTACGAGGGCTTTATAGGATACGAAAACAGCTACGAAGAAAAAACTACAAAGCTTCACAGGATTTATCTTGTCCCTGAAAGCAAAGGCAAAGGATTGGGTAAAAAGGCTCTGCTATTTTTAAATGATAAAGTTTCCGAATACGGAGATAAAAGGATTATCCTGAACGTAAATAAACATAATTCAGCAAGAAATTTTTATGAGTCACAGGGCTACAAAATTTATGATGAAGGGGTTTTTGATATCGGTAACGGCTTTGTTATGGATGACTTTCTAATGGAAAATGTCTTAAAGAACTAA
- the dapA gene encoding 4-hydroxy-tetrahydrodipicolinate synthase — MSILKGVGVALVTPFNEDLSVDFDSLTKLVDYNIENGTNYLVVLGTTAEAATLSAEEKKQVIEHIIKVNNKRVPLVLGIGGNNTLEVKKQIEEADLSAFEAVLSVSPYYNKPNQEGLYQHYKALASTGKNIIIYNVPSRTGQNIEAETTLRLAKEFPNLFLIKEAAPNILQYFDILRKKPEGFNLVSGDDEYTLPVTLAGGNGVISVIGQAYPKEFSTMVQLAFDRKVDEAYEIHNKLVEITRLIFAEGNPCGIKVILAEMGIIKNYLRLPLVPASEGLHAKIKAEMANI; from the coding sequence ATGAGCATTTTAAAAGGAGTAGGTGTTGCATTGGTAACACCCTTTAATGAAGATTTATCCGTAGATTTTGATAGTTTAACAAAATTAGTCGACTACAACATCGAAAACGGAACCAATTATTTAGTTGTTTTGGGGACTACAGCCGAAGCTGCAACGCTTTCTGCTGAAGAGAAGAAACAGGTAATTGAGCATATCATTAAGGTTAATAATAAACGCGTTCCTTTGGTGCTAGGAATTGGCGGAAATAATACTCTTGAGGTCAAGAAACAGATTGAAGAAGCAGATCTTTCTGCATTTGAAGCCGTACTTTCTGTATCTCCATATTACAACAAACCTAATCAGGAAGGACTTTATCAGCATTATAAAGCGCTTGCTTCTACAGGAAAGAACATTATTATTTACAATGTTCCTTCAAGAACAGGACAAAATATTGAAGCAGAAACAACACTACGTTTGGCAAAAGAATTCCCGAATTTATTTTTAATCAAAGAAGCGGCACCAAACATTCTTCAGTATTTTGATATTTTAAGAAAGAAACCTGAAGGATTTAATTTAGTTTCCGGAGATGATGAATATACGCTTCCTGTAACTTTAGCAGGTGGAAACGGAGTGATTTCTGTAATCGGACAGGCTTATCCAAAAGAATTTTCTACAATGGTTCAGCTGGCTTTTGATAGAAAAGTGGATGAAGCTTATGAGATTCACAATAAATTGGTTGAAATCACAAGATTGATTTTTGCAGAAGGAAACCCTTGCGGAATTAAAGTAATTTTGGCAGAAATGGGAATTATCAAAAACTATTTAAGACTTCCATTAGTCCCTGCTTCAGAAGGTCTTCATGCGAAGATTAAAGCTGAAATGGCAAATATTTAA
- a CDS encoding 5'-nucleotidase C-terminal domain-containing protein: MKNKFILLEIALVTLSACKTASSASSVQLVEVKTQKNISINNELKNDDEFVKIIEPYKQKLDKEMNQKISHTNIDLTKQGDNSNLGNLLADYTFDGANEWAKKNLQKNVDAALINIGGIRTTIGKGDILLKSVFEVMPFENEVIIVKMKGADLQGLYDYYAKTQVNNPVSHLYIETNNGQLTKTLINGKAVNPTQDYYIATSDYLALGGDNMKFFAKGESIPTGIKLRDLFIDYFKKTPEVVVNNDVRLNFIGKK, from the coding sequence ATGAAAAATAAATTCATATTACTAGAAATTGCTTTGGTAACACTATCCGCTTGTAAGACGGCTTCTTCGGCCTCTTCTGTACAGCTTGTGGAGGTGAAAACCCAGAAAAACATTTCTATTAATAATGAGCTAAAGAATGATGATGAGTTTGTAAAAATTATTGAACCTTATAAGCAGAAACTGGATAAGGAGATGAATCAGAAAATCTCCCATACCAATATAGATCTTACCAAGCAAGGGGATAACAGTAATTTGGGTAATCTTTTAGCAGACTATACATTCGATGGGGCTAATGAGTGGGCGAAGAAAAATCTTCAGAAAAATGTCGACGCGGCGCTGATCAATATCGGGGGCATCCGTACAACGATCGGTAAAGGCGATATCTTGCTGAAAAGTGTATTTGAAGTAATGCCTTTCGAAAATGAGGTAATCATTGTAAAAATGAAAGGAGCAGATTTACAGGGTCTTTATGATTATTATGCCAAAACTCAGGTGAATAATCCTGTTTCCCATTTATACATTGAAACCAATAACGGGCAATTAACCAAAACTTTAATCAACGGAAAGGCAGTAAACCCAACTCAGGATTACTATATTGCTACATCAGATTATCTGGCTTTGGGTGGTGACAACATGAAATTCTTTGCTAAAGGAGAATCTATCCCGACAGGAATTAAGTTAAGAGATCTTTTTATTGATTATTTTAAGAAAACTCCTGAAGTTGTAGTAAACAATGATGTTCGTTTAAATTTTATCGGTAAGAAATAA
- a CDS encoding bifunctional metallophosphatase/5'-nucleotidase, giving the protein MDRKSFLKAIGGGTLAMALAPNMMMAEEFNILDLKSANKLTILHTNDQHSRIEPFDASYTKNPNQGGFARRASLIQQIRSQESNLLLLDSGDIFQGTPYFNFFGGELEFKLMSMMKYDASTMGNHDFDNGLDGFLKVLPNAKFPFICSNYDFKNTVLDGKTSQYKIFNKNGIKVGLFGVGIQLDGLVGKKQYGETVYSDPIDVAQHYSNFLKNEQKCDLVICLSHIGYDYKDEPNKVSDKILAAQTENIDIILGGHTHTFLPEPQTFTNRAGKNVLVNQVGWAGLLLGRIDFFFDSNKNVKHISWNNQVIDSSIIA; this is encoded by the coding sequence ATGGATAGAAAAAGTTTTTTAAAAGCAATAGGTGGCGGAACTTTAGCAATGGCTTTAGCTCCCAATATGATGATGGCGGAAGAATTCAATATTCTTGACTTAAAATCCGCAAACAAACTGACCATTCTTCATACCAACGATCAGCACAGCAGAATAGAGCCTTTTGATGCAAGCTATACTAAAAATCCTAATCAGGGAGGTTTTGCAAGAAGGGCTAGCTTAATTCAGCAAATCAGAAGTCAGGAAAGCAATCTTTTACTTTTGGATTCCGGAGATATTTTTCAGGGAACTCCTTATTTCAACTTTTTCGGAGGTGAACTGGAGTTTAAACTAATGTCCATGATGAAGTACGACGCTTCAACAATGGGGAATCATGATTTTGATAACGGTTTAGATGGATTTTTAAAGGTTTTACCTAATGCAAAGTTCCCTTTTATCTGTTCAAATTATGATTTTAAGAATACTGTTCTGGACGGAAAAACTTCCCAATACAAGATTTTTAATAAAAACGGAATTAAGGTCGGACTTTTCGGGGTAGGAATTCAATTGGACGGATTAGTGGGTAAAAAGCAATATGGAGAAACGGTGTATTCAGATCCTATTGATGTGGCTCAACATTATTCCAATTTCCTAAAAAATGAACAAAAATGTGATCTGGTAATCTGTCTTTCGCACATCGGCTACGATTACAAAGACGAGCCCAATAAAGTAAGCGATAAAATCTTAGCTGCCCAAACTGAGAATATTGATATTATTTTGGGTGGTCATACTCATACTTTCTTACCGGAACCACAAACTTTTACCAACAGAGCGGGTAAAAACGTTCTGGTAAACCAGGTTGGATGGGCAGGTCTTCTATTGGGGAGAATAGATTTCTTTTTCGATTCAAATAAAAACGTAAAACATATTTCCTGGAATAATCAGGTAATTGACAGCAGCATAATAGCATAA